GTTATTACTTTGGTTTCATATAAATAGTCTTGGGCCAAAACTTTGGAGATGACTATTAAATTAAACACAATCATGTAAACATTTTTTGTGCAAAAACCTGTGTGTTTAGCATATCTTTACAGTATGttattcaaacttcaaactcATTAAATGCAGAACATCTCAAACTTAAGAAAAGGAGTAACATGAGATACAAATATGCTTCTTTTAAAGACACTGTGTATTTTTAATACTTTTGAGTTCCGTTATAACTTTGGTTTCATAAAAATAGTCTTGGGCCAAAACTTTGGAGATGACTTAAATTAAACACAATCTTGTAAACATTTTTGTGCAAAAGCCTGTGTGTTTAGCATATCTTTACAGTATGTTATCAAACTTCAAACTCATTAAATGCATCTCAAACTTAAGTGGTCATCTTCGATAATTTTGGCAGTTGCTACTAATTTTCCACTGCTTAACTTTATCAAACTAACCTAAACTCCATTAAACCATCAGGAAAAAGTAGAAGCTCCCACTCCTGAGCTACACCTGGGCTATCAGCACCCTCGCTGGCAGAAGAGGCCTCTGTGATTCCTCTTCCAGAAAGGTAAATGTGCCACAACTCCTGCACTGCGACTGCTGCAGCTTGATCGTCTTTGTCTTGGTCCAGAGTGCAGCGCACCTGGAAGTAGCGGTCAAGCACCTCGAGGACGGGTGTTGCGGCAGAGGATTTTTTGTGCTCCACCTCAGTGTCCACTTCTGACAGGAAAGAGGCGATGATGCGGCAAGGCCCTGAGCTCGACCCCCGTTGTTCCAGGACTTGTGTGAGAAAAGCAGCGGTGTCACAAAGCAGTGCAGACAAGTGTGCGGAGCCGGACTGCTCTCCTGAGTGAAATCCACCGTGGCTGCCGCCGGCAGAGCCGCACAGAAACGCCTCCAGTCCGTCAACTATGATGAGAGAAGGAGGTGTGGGGGACTCGTGCAGGCTGGACACCtgaagcagcagctcctccagcgtcCGGGGATAGTGGAATGTGATTTTcttgaaaataaatacagacaaaaattaattcaaaataaattaGCAGATAATAATGTCAGTAagacattaaaaataaatgtagtgACACTCAGGTGTAcataaaaaagagaataaaatgaCAATGATTTACAAATACTGCAAACCTacattttattcacaatagaACACAGCAAGCAGATCAGATACTGAAAGTGAGTCTATTATTTGATGAAATATATCAGCAAATTTTATGAGAGCAACATGTCTTAATAAAGTTTAGACAAGAGCAACAAAATTTTTATTTCCTGCATCCCCAAGGTGAActgaatgtatttaaaaaatataaataaaacaggcGTAATTCTGTAATGGAAATCTCTTTGTGAGCTCAGGATCGCTGCATCTGTCTTATTTACTAGTTCTGTGGGGCTTTCACATCCTATTAAAATAAGTCCCAAATAAATTCCTCACTGACGACTCAGAGATGgcctttttctacttatttcaagtgaaaatctacttgaaacaggtgaaaatttttgttttttccagtgatgagtcttgttttaagtgtaatgagattttttttactaaaatgagacatt
This window of the Cololabis saira isolate AMF1-May2022 chromosome 21, fColSai1.1, whole genome shotgun sequence genome carries:
- the swsap1 gene encoding ATPase SWSAP1, coding for MTDILTLVFQSFVSETCPQTEPASSAAPACSTLVVGEQRLSRPLLLLAAVTAASQLGVRVLFFTHTQIQSLPPALQRSLPNLGLDGLKKITFHYPRTLEELLLQVSSLHESPTPPSLIIVDGLEAFLCGSAGGSHGGFHSGEQSGSAHLSALLCDTAAFLTQVLEQRGSSSGPCRIIASFLSEVDTEVEHKKSSAATPVLEVLDRYFQVRCTLDQDKDDQAAAVAVQELWHIYLSGRGITEASSASEGADSPGVAQEWELLLFPDGLMEFRLV